From Streptomyces sp. CMB-StM0423, a single genomic window includes:
- a CDS encoding ATP-binding protein, which yields MDPNTGHGQDGTPEGISPPAGSSPGSYPGEPAHTHPDPEEPGAAYPEHDGGAGGYGDDGTGAFPGEEPVRPYADEALRPYVEESDATAGPPAVSAPGSFPGPLPGSGGKGGGRGRPGDGLSPGARPGPARTARVIAGEYRLTVNPVDGTHAELCPPAERPGPPRRMTPEERAEHRRPPSPPPGPAGPQLPLLERDEIRERLVRLLSRGRSVRLTGPSGSGRTALLEAVAADCAELAPDGVIRLNGRARTPTDLRYELCAAVYELTGRRPDPGHLAELLPQIGAVVVLDDAEFGGTALEELLDATPECAYLIAVTPDVAGPTAASYLEEVALPGLGRAACMQLLERAGRLPLGDEERTWAADLWFESEGLPLRFVQAGAVLRLAGPGAGEPLPTLAESAAPAALLASRLSDAARTALRFAVALGGVFPHHAQLPALAGEALADTALAELAGCGLVSGGLGRYRLAAGVSAQLTAAGYALPAEGGQDPALTAAQHYAWWSAHRSVTPETVADDADAILAVLGGLVADREGTTASTAVLLARAAAPAFAAALRWSAWERALRYGQEAARRAGEVAAEAYFHHELGVLALCTGNTARARAELEAALALRGAISDRGGEIASRRALALVTHGAGSEAVTAALPVVPAGTTSVPEGAAAFDEPGEGAERPTVLISPSSGGTETTVTPTVRGPGAEAASASKRNLIAAGAGALLVAVLGTVVTLGMAGSDDPPADRVEVERSAAADDDGLPTEEPSRSPSSESAPPTPESSAPEPSEEWTDTGDETSSAPPQSPSSSSPGTPSGSGSSSDGGSSKGGTSNGGGTDTGGGSSGTQNGGATTDGGTTQNGGTTDDGGTTDDGGTTDDGGTTDDGGTTDDGGTTDNGGTTDNGGTVEGTTTTGTDSAASGEADGAPSGDAA from the coding sequence ATGGACCCGAACACGGGCCATGGACAGGACGGCACACCCGAGGGCATATCCCCGCCCGCGGGCTCTTCCCCGGGTTCGTACCCCGGCGAGCCGGCGCACACGCACCCCGATCCGGAAGAACCGGGGGCCGCGTACCCGGAGCACGACGGCGGCGCGGGCGGGTACGGGGACGACGGCACGGGGGCGTTCCCCGGCGAGGAGCCCGTGCGGCCGTACGCCGACGAGGCGTTGCGCCCCTACGTCGAGGAATCCGACGCGACCGCGGGCCCGCCCGCCGTCTCCGCCCCCGGCTCCTTCCCCGGCCCGCTCCCCGGCTCCGGCGGCAAGGGCGGCGGCCGCGGGCGTCCCGGCGACGGCCTCTCCCCCGGCGCGCGCCCTGGCCCGGCCCGTACGGCCCGCGTCATCGCCGGCGAGTACCGGCTCACCGTCAACCCCGTCGACGGCACCCACGCCGAGCTGTGCCCGCCCGCGGAACGCCCGGGGCCGCCGCGCCGGATGACCCCGGAGGAGCGCGCCGAGCACCGCAGGCCGCCGTCGCCGCCGCCGGGCCCCGCCGGGCCGCAACTGCCGCTGCTGGAGCGCGACGAGATCCGCGAGCGGCTGGTGCGCCTGCTCTCCCGCGGCCGTTCCGTCCGCCTCACCGGCCCCTCGGGCTCCGGCCGCACCGCGCTGCTGGAGGCCGTCGCCGCCGACTGCGCCGAGCTGGCGCCGGACGGCGTCATCCGGCTGAACGGCCGGGCCCGTACCCCCACCGATCTGCGCTACGAACTGTGCGCCGCCGTCTACGAGCTGACCGGCCGGCGCCCCGACCCCGGCCACCTGGCCGAGCTGCTGCCGCAGATCGGCGCGGTCGTGGTGCTCGACGACGCCGAGTTCGGCGGCACCGCGCTCGAAGAGCTGCTGGACGCCACCCCCGAGTGCGCGTACCTGATCGCCGTCACCCCCGACGTCGCCGGGCCGACGGCGGCCTCGTACCTCGAAGAGGTCGCGCTGCCGGGCCTCGGCCGGGCCGCCTGCATGCAGTTGCTGGAGCGCGCCGGGCGGCTGCCGCTCGGCGACGAGGAGCGCACCTGGGCCGCGGACCTGTGGTTCGAGTCGGAGGGGCTGCCGCTGCGCTTCGTGCAGGCCGGTGCGGTGCTGCGGCTCGCAGGTCCTGGCGCGGGCGAGCCGCTGCCGACGCTGGCCGAGAGCGCCGCGCCGGCCGCGCTGCTGGCGTCACGGCTCAGCGACGCGGCCCGTACCGCGCTGCGCTTCGCCGTGGCGCTCGGCGGCGTCTTCCCGCACCACGCGCAGTTGCCCGCGCTCGCCGGCGAGGCGCTGGCCGACACCGCGCTCGCCGAACTCGCCGGCTGCGGGCTGGTCTCCGGCGGCCTCGGCCGCTACCGGCTGGCCGCGGGCGTCTCCGCCCAGTTGACCGCCGCGGGCTACGCCCTGCCGGCCGAGGGCGGCCAGGACCCGGCGCTCACCGCCGCGCAGCACTACGCCTGGTGGTCCGCGCACCGCTCGGTGACCCCGGAGACGGTCGCGGACGACGCGGACGCCATCCTCGCCGTGCTCGGCGGCCTCGTCGCCGACCGGGAAGGCACCACCGCCTCCACCGCGGTGCTGCTCGCGCGCGCCGCCGCGCCCGCGTTCGCCGCGGCGCTGCGCTGGAGCGCCTGGGAGCGGGCGCTGCGGTACGGGCAGGAGGCGGCCCGGCGCGCGGGCGAGGTCGCGGCGGAGGCGTACTTCCACCACGAGCTGGGCGTGCTGGCGCTGTGCACGGGCAACACCGCCCGGGCGCGGGCCGAGCTGGAGGCGGCGCTCGCGTTGCGCGGGGCGATCTCCGACCGCGGCGGCGAGATCGCCAGCAGGCGCGCGCTCGCGCTGGTCACGCACGGTGCAGGCAGCGAGGCGGTGACGGCGGCGCTGCCGGTGGTGCCGGCCGGCACCACCTCCGTACCGGAGGGGGCGGCGGCGTTCGACGAGCCGGGCGAGGGCGCCGAGCGGCCCACCGTGCTCATCTCCCCGTCCTCGGGCGGCACGGAGACGACCGTGACGCCCACGGTCCGCGGGCCGGGCGCCGAGGCGGCGTCCGCGTCCAAGCGCAACCTGATCGCGGCGGGCGCCGGCGCGCTGCTCGTCGCGGTGCTCGGCACGGTGGTGACCCTGGGCATGGCGGGCAGCGACGACCCGCCCGCCGACCGGGTCGAGGTGGAGCGCTCGGCCGCCGCGGACGACGACGGGCTGCCCACCGAGGAGCCGTCCCGCAGCCCGTCCTCGGAGTCGGCCCCGCCGACGCCGGAGTCGTCCGCTCCGGAGCCGTCCGAGGAGTGGACGGACACCGGCGACGAGACGAGCAGCGCGCCGCCGCAGAGCCCGTCGAGCAGTTCGCCGGGTACGCCGTCGGGCAGCGGTTCGTCGTCGGACGGCGGGTCCTCGAAGGGCGGTACGTCGAACGGCGGCGGTACGGACACGGGCGGCGGCAGCAGCGGCACGCAGAACGGCGGCGCGACGACAGACGGCGGTACGACCCAGAACGGCGGCACCACCGACGACGGGGGCACCACCGACGACGGCGGGACGACGGACGACGGCGGGACGACCGACGACGGGGGCACCACCGACGACGGCGGGACCACCGACAACGGCGGCACCACCGACAACGGCGGGACGGTGGAGGGCACGACCACCACCGGCACCGACTCGGCGGCATCCGGCGAAGCGGACGGCGCCCCGTCCGGCGACGCGGCCTGA
- the nucS gene encoding endonuclease NucS, producing the protein MRLVIARCSVDYAGRLTAHLASAPRLILVKADGSVSVHADDRAYKPLNWMSPPCTLKEGEQDGVAVWTVENKAGEKLIITIEELLHDSSHELGVDPGLVKDGVEAHLQELLADRMEALGEGWTLIRREYPTAIGPVDILGRDEKGTTVAVEIKRRGEIDGVEQLTRYLDLLNRDPLLAPVRGVFAAQEIKPQARVLAADRGIECAVLDYDALRGTDDGKLKLF; encoded by the coding sequence ATGCGCCTCGTCATCGCCCGCTGCTCCGTCGACTACGCCGGGCGGCTCACCGCCCACCTCGCCTCCGCGCCCCGGCTGATCCTGGTCAAAGCAGACGGCAGCGTCTCCGTCCATGCCGACGACCGTGCGTACAAGCCCCTCAACTGGATGTCACCGCCGTGCACTCTGAAAGAAGGTGAACAGGACGGTGTCGCCGTGTGGACGGTCGAGAACAAGGCAGGCGAAAAATTGATCATTACGATCGAGGAATTGCTGCACGACTCGTCGCACGAACTGGGCGTCGACCCGGGCCTGGTCAAGGACGGGGTGGAGGCGCACCTCCAGGAACTGCTCGCCGACCGCATGGAGGCGCTGGGCGAGGGCTGGACCCTCATCCGGCGCGAGTACCCCACGGCGATCGGCCCCGTGGACATCCTGGGCCGCGACGAGAAGGGGACGACCGTCGCGGTGGAGATCAAGCGGCGCGGCGAGATCGACGGGGTGGAGCAGCTCACCCGCTATCTCGACCTGCTGAACCGCGACCCGCTGCTGGCCCCGGTGCGGGGGGTGTTCGCGGCGCAGGAGATCAAGCCGCAGGCGCGGGTGCTGGCCGCGGACCGCGGGATCGAGTGCGCGGTGCTGGACTACGACGCGCTGCGCGGAACGGACGACGGCAAGCTGAAGCTGTTCTGA
- a CDS encoding SCO5389 family protein: MSLDVPPALLDQAERGEVDEREFVDCVRTSLPYAWDMISSLVAQLKVDGGNFADNQVPPPDEHARGQLLRALASNAIRGALERHFGVRLAFQNCHRVAVFPLEASAEEPLARFTSVRAQLLNQSPELRDC, from the coding sequence ATGTCGCTGGACGTCCCACCTGCTCTGCTCGATCAAGCCGAGCGGGGCGAGGTCGACGAAAGGGAGTTTGTCGACTGCGTCCGGACCTCGCTTCCCTATGCCTGGGACATGATCAGTTCCCTGGTGGCACAACTGAAGGTCGACGGCGGAAACTTCGCCGACAACCAGGTACCGCCCCCGGACGAGCACGCCCGCGGCCAGCTCCTGCGCGCGCTCGCCAGCAATGCGATACGGGGGGCGCTGGAGCGCCACTTCGGCGTCCGGCTCGCTTTCCAGAACTGTCATCGCGTGGCGGTCTTCCCCCTGGAAGCCTCGGCAGAGGAGCCGCTGGCCCGCTTCACCTCTGTGCGGGCGCAGTTGCTCAACCAGTCACCGGAGCTGCGTGACTGCTGA
- a CDS encoding LLM class flavin-dependent oxidoreductase, translating to MHIGSFVLGAQFPGQGQGDALHRAVRTGVAAEEAGLDSVWLAEHHFIPYGTCPSAVTLAALLLGRTSRIRVGTAVSVLPTQHPVALGEQAALLHHAAQGRFVLGVGRGGPWVDLEVFGTGLAAYESDFPESLDLLLRWLREPRVGAGGDRYAFREVAVVPRPAEALHGAEDVPVLVACTSPGTVRLAAGRGLPMLLGMHCGDEEKAEMVRLWRRTAREAGMSPEAIDAAGHVSAGVAQVDDTPEGAAELLRTALPGALRSGVGAMETVDGRRRPMRDPEAYTELLCALHPVGPPRLCADRLAATAERTGITRFALLVEGSGELGATERNVRRIGAEVLPLLAR from the coding sequence ATGCACATCGGCTCGTTCGTGCTCGGCGCCCAGTTCCCCGGCCAGGGACAGGGCGACGCCCTGCACCGCGCCGTGCGGACGGGCGTCGCGGCGGAGGAGGCGGGGCTCGACTCCGTCTGGCTCGCCGAGCACCACTTCATCCCGTACGGCACCTGCCCCTCGGCCGTCACCCTCGCCGCGCTGCTCCTCGGCCGCACCAGCCGGATCCGCGTCGGCACCGCCGTCAGTGTGCTGCCCACCCAGCACCCCGTCGCCCTCGGCGAGCAGGCCGCGCTGCTGCACCACGCCGCGCAGGGGCGCTTCGTCCTCGGCGTCGGGCGCGGCGGGCCCTGGGTGGACCTGGAGGTCTTCGGCACCGGGCTCGCGGCGTACGAGAGCGACTTCCCCGAGTCGCTGGACCTGCTGCTGCGCTGGCTGCGTGAACCGCGGGTCGGGGCCGGCGGCGACCGGTACGCGTTCCGCGAGGTCGCCGTCGTGCCCCGGCCGGCCGAGGCGCTGCACGGCGCGGAGGACGTACCGGTGCTCGTCGCCTGCACCTCGCCCGGCACCGTCCGGCTCGCCGCGGGACGCGGGCTGCCGATGCTGCTCGGGATGCACTGCGGCGACGAGGAGAAGGCGGAGATGGTGCGGCTGTGGCGGCGTACCGCGCGGGAGGCCGGGATGAGCCCGGAGGCGATCGACGCGGCGGGCCACGTCTCGGCCGGCGTCGCCCAGGTCGACGACACCCCGGAGGGCGCGGCGGAGCTGCTGCGCACGGCCCTGCCGGGGGCCCTCCGCAGCGGCGTGGGGGCGATGGAGACGGTGGACGGCAGAAGGCGTCCGATGCGCGATCCGGAGGCGTACACGGAACTGCTGTGCGCGCTGCACCCGGTGGGCCCGCCGCGGCTCTGTGCCGACCGGCTGGCGGCGACCGCGGAACGTACCGGCATCACGCGCTTCGCGCTGCTCGTGGAGGGCTCGGGGGAGCTGGGCGCCACCGAGCGGAACGTACGGCGTATCGGTGCGGAGGTGCTGCCGCTCCTCGCTCGCTGA
- a CDS encoding ATP/GTP-binding protein yields MSPRRNKPHSRGAARPSADDDLAGRVGTPDAADYGGEEFLVRRVAGSAADKSYRCPGCDQEIRPGTPHVVAWPEHRGADLRRHWHTACWNARDRRGTRPQRSRNAPRH; encoded by the coding sequence GTGTCCCCCCGCCGGAACAAGCCGCACTCCCGCGGCGCCGCCCGTCCGTCCGCGGACGACGACCTCGCCGGCCGCGTCGGCACGCCCGACGCGGCGGACTACGGGGGCGAGGAGTTCCTCGTCCGCCGCGTCGCCGGCTCCGCGGCCGACAAGAGCTACCGCTGCCCGGGCTGCGACCAGGAGATCCGCCCCGGCACGCCGCACGTGGTGGCGTGGCCCGAGCACCGCGGCGCGGACCTGCGCCGGCACTGGCACACGGCCTGCTGGAACGCGCGCGACCGCCGCGGCACCCGGCCGCAGCGCTCGCGGAACGCCCCGCGCCACTGA
- a CDS encoding glycoside hydrolase family 18 protein, protein MRSPHVRTRTRVIGILLTLALAIPLTVLATLAPSSTAGAATTPAGPKAAGVKMGYFTEWGVYDRNYHVKNMDTSGTAEKINTINYAFGNVQGGRCTMGDSFAATEKSYTADQSVDGVADTWDQPLRGNFNQLLKLKKKYPQIRILWSFGGWTWSGGFTQAMQNPAAFAQSCYDLVNDPRWQGLFDGIDLDWEYPNACGLSCDSSGPAVMKDMMQAFRGKFGDQLVTAAVTADASAGGKIEAADYAGAAQYVDWYNVMTYDFFGAWDAQGPTAPHSPLASYDGIPKQGFDSTAAIEKFKAAGVPANKLLLGIGFYGRGWTGVTQAEPGGTATGPAQGKYEQGIDDYKELKGRCPATGTVGGTAYAHCGNQWWSYDTPQTIGGKMSYAKQQGLGGAFIWELSGDTANGELMSAVNSGLG, encoded by the coding sequence TTGAGATCCCCCCACGTACGCACCCGCACCCGCGTCATCGGCATCCTGCTGACCCTGGCGCTCGCGATCCCGCTCACCGTGCTGGCCACCCTGGCGCCGTCGAGCACCGCCGGTGCCGCGACGACCCCCGCGGGCCCCAAGGCCGCCGGCGTGAAGATGGGTTACTTCACCGAGTGGGGCGTCTACGACCGCAACTACCACGTGAAGAACATGGACACCTCCGGCACGGCGGAGAAGATCAACACCATCAACTACGCCTTCGGCAACGTCCAGGGCGGCCGCTGCACCATGGGCGACTCCTTCGCGGCCACCGAGAAGAGCTACACCGCCGACCAGAGCGTCGACGGCGTGGCCGACACCTGGGACCAGCCGCTGCGCGGCAACTTCAACCAACTGCTCAAGCTGAAGAAGAAGTACCCGCAGATCAGGATTCTCTGGTCCTTCGGCGGCTGGACCTGGTCCGGCGGCTTCACCCAGGCCATGCAGAACCCCGCGGCCTTCGCGCAGTCCTGCTACGACCTGGTCAACGACCCGCGCTGGCAGGGCCTGTTCGACGGCATCGACCTGGACTGGGAGTACCCCAACGCCTGCGGGCTGAGCTGCGACAGCAGCGGTCCCGCGGTGATGAAGGACATGATGCAGGCGTTCCGCGGCAAGTTCGGCGACCAGTTGGTGACGGCGGCCGTGACCGCCGACGCCTCCGCCGGCGGGAAGATCGAGGCCGCCGACTACGCCGGCGCGGCCCAGTACGTCGACTGGTACAACGTCATGACGTACGACTTCTTCGGCGCCTGGGACGCCCAGGGCCCCACCGCCCCGCACTCGCCGCTCGCCTCGTACGACGGCATCCCGAAGCAGGGCTTCGACTCCACCGCGGCGATCGAGAAGTTCAAGGCCGCCGGCGTCCCGGCGAACAAGCTGCTCCTGGGCATCGGCTTCTACGGCCGCGGCTGGACCGGCGTGACCCAGGCCGAGCCCGGCGGCACCGCGACCGGGCCCGCGCAGGGCAAGTACGAGCAGGGCATCGACGACTACAAGGAGCTGAAGGGCAGGTGCCCCGCCACCGGCACCGTCGGCGGCACCGCGTACGCCCACTGCGGCAACCAGTGGTGGAGCTACGACACCCCGCAGACCATCGGCGGGAAGATGTCCTACGCCAAGCAGCAGGGCCTCGGCGGCGCGTTCATCTGGGAGCTGAGCGGTGACACCGCGAACGGCGAGCTGATGTCCGCCGTCAACAGCGGCCTCGGCTGA
- a CDS encoding glycoside hydrolase family 18 chitinase, which yields MVGLASPAQAAGATATYQKASDWGTGFEGRWTVKNTGTAPLSSWSISWDFPAGTSVTSSWDADVTSTGTRWTAKNKSYNGSLAPGASLTFGFNGSGSGGGNVTNCTLNGDPCDGGGVPGDSAPSAPGTPSAGTITDTSVALSWTAATDDKGIKNYDVYRGSTKVATVTDTKYTDTGLTAGTPYTYSVRARDTADQVGPSSGSRTVTTTGGGGPGGGKIKMGYFTEWGVYQRNYHAKNLDTSGTAQKINTINYAFGNVQNGRCTMGDSYAAIEKAYGAGESVDGVADTWDQPLRGNFNQLLKLKKKYPHIRILWSFGGWTWSGGFTQAMQNPAAFAQSCYDLVNDPRWQGLFDGIDLDWEYPNACGLTCDSSGPAVMKNMMQAFRAKFGNKLLTAAITADPSSGGKIDKADYAGAAQYVDWYNVMTYDFFGAWDAQGPTAPHSPLTSYDGIPIAAFNSDAAIQKLKGMGIPSSKLLLGVGFYGRGWTGVTQSAPGGSATGPAPGKYEQGIDDYKELKARCPATGTVAGTAYAHCGNQWWSYDTPATLTAKMTYAKNQNLGGAFIWELSGDTANGELMTAVHNGLG from the coding sequence ATGGTCGGACTCGCCAGCCCCGCCCAGGCGGCCGGGGCGACCGCGACGTACCAGAAGGCATCAGACTGGGGCACCGGCTTCGAGGGCAGGTGGACGGTGAAGAACACCGGCACCGCGCCCCTCTCCTCCTGGTCCATTTCCTGGGACTTCCCCGCCGGCACCAGCGTCACATCCTCCTGGGACGCGGACGTCACCAGCACCGGCACCCGCTGGACCGCCAAGAACAAGTCCTACAACGGCAGCCTGGCCCCGGGCGCCAGCCTCACCTTCGGCTTCAACGGCTCGGGCAGCGGCGGCGGCAACGTCACCAACTGCACCCTGAACGGCGACCCCTGCGACGGCGGCGGCGTCCCCGGCGACAGCGCCCCCTCGGCTCCCGGCACGCCCAGCGCCGGGACCATCACCGACACCTCCGTCGCGCTGAGCTGGACGGCGGCCACCGACGACAAGGGGATCAAGAACTACGACGTGTACCGCGGCAGCACCAAGGTCGCCACGGTCACCGACACCAAGTACACGGACACCGGCCTGACCGCCGGCACCCCGTACACCTACAGCGTCCGCGCACGCGACACCGCGGACCAGGTCGGCCCCTCCAGCGGCTCGCGAACCGTCACCACGACGGGCGGCGGCGGCCCCGGCGGCGGCAAGATCAAGATGGGGTACTTCACCGAGTGGGGCGTCTACCAGCGCAACTACCACGCGAAGAACCTCGACACCTCCGGCACGGCGCAGAAGATCAACACCATCAACTACGCCTTCGGCAACGTCCAGAACGGCCGCTGCACCATGGGCGACTCCTACGCCGCGATCGAGAAGGCGTACGGCGCCGGCGAGAGCGTCGACGGCGTGGCCGACACCTGGGACCAGCCGCTGCGCGGCAACTTCAACCAACTGCTCAAGCTGAAGAAGAAGTACCCGCACATCAGGATCCTCTGGTCCTTCGGCGGCTGGACCTGGTCCGGCGGCTTCACCCAGGCCATGCAGAACCCCGCGGCCTTCGCCCAGTCCTGCTACGACCTGGTCAACGACCCGCGCTGGCAGGGCCTGTTCGACGGCATCGACCTGGACTGGGAGTACCCCAACGCCTGCGGTCTCACCTGTGACAGCAGCGGCCCGGCCGTCATGAAGAACATGATGCAGGCGTTCCGCGCGAAGTTCGGCAACAAGCTCCTCACCGCCGCCATCACGGCCGACCCCTCCAGCGGCGGGAAGATCGACAAGGCCGACTACGCCGGCGCGGCCCAGTACGTCGACTGGTACAACGTCATGACGTACGACTTCTTCGGCGCCTGGGACGCCCAGGGCCCCACCGCCCCGCACTCGCCCCTCACCTCGTACGACGGCATCCCGATCGCCGCGTTCAACTCCGACGCCGCGATCCAGAAGCTGAAGGGCATGGGCATCCCGTCGAGCAAGCTGCTGCTCGGCGTCGGCTTCTACGGCCGCGGCTGGACCGGCGTGACGCAGAGCGCACCCGGCGGCAGCGCGACCGGACCCGCACCCGGCAAGTACGAGCAGGGCATCGACGACTACAAGGAGCTGAAAGCCAGGTGCCCGGCCACCGGAACGGTCGCGGGCACGGCGTACGCCCACTGCGGCAACCAGTGGTGGAGCTACGACACCCCGGCGACACTCACCGCGAAGATGACCTACGCCAAGAACCAGAACCTCGGCGGCGCGTTCATCTGGGAACTCAGCGGTGACACCGCCAACGGCGAGCTGATGACCGCGGTCCACAACGGTCTCGGCTGA
- a CDS encoding DUF2550 domain-containing protein, which produces MFLALLLAGAVVALLLLGLFLFGLRRRLIQRAGGTFDCSLRWSARADRPGKGWAYGVARYSGDVIEWFRVFSYAPRPRRVLRRDGIEVLERRAPAGEEELALLSDAVVLACRHDEDRIELAMSEDALTGFLAWLEAAPPGQRVNVA; this is translated from the coding sequence ATGTTCCTCGCTTTGCTGCTGGCCGGGGCGGTGGTCGCCCTGCTGCTGCTCGGCCTCTTCCTCTTCGGCTTGCGCCGCCGTCTCATCCAGCGGGCCGGCGGCACCTTCGACTGCAGCCTGCGCTGGTCCGCCCGCGCCGACCGGCCGGGGAAGGGCTGGGCGTACGGCGTCGCCCGCTACAGCGGTGACGTCATCGAGTGGTTCCGCGTCTTCTCGTACGCACCGAGGCCGCGCCGCGTGCTGCGGCGGGACGGCATCGAGGTGCTGGAGCGCCGGGCCCCCGCGGGCGAGGAGGAGCTCGCCCTGCTCTCCGACGCCGTGGTGCTGGCCTGCCGGCACGACGAGGACCGGATCGAGCTGGCGATGAGCGAGGACGCGCTCACCGGCTTTCTCGCCTGGCTGGAGGCGGCCCCTCCAGGACAGCGCGTCAACGTGGCGTAG
- a CDS encoding F0F1 ATP synthase subunit epsilon, producing the protein MAELHVELVAADRSVWSGEASRVIARTPSGDIGIMPGHQPLLTVLESGPVTIRTTGASGEGTVLAAVHGGFISFADNKLSLLAEIAELSDEIDVERAERALDRAKADADAGAERRAEVRLRAVAGH; encoded by the coding sequence GTGGCCGAGCTGCACGTCGAGTTGGTCGCCGCGGACCGTAGCGTCTGGTCCGGCGAGGCCAGCCGGGTCATCGCGCGCACCCCGTCCGGTGACATCGGCATCATGCCCGGACACCAGCCGCTGCTCACGGTGCTGGAGTCCGGCCCGGTGACGATCCGTACGACGGGCGCCAGCGGCGAGGGCACGGTCCTGGCGGCCGTGCACGGCGGCTTCATCTCCTTCGCTGACAACAAGCTCTCGCTGCTCGCCGAGATCGCCGAGCTCTCCGACGAGATCGACGTGGAGCGTGCGGAGCGCGCCCTGGACCGGGCCAAAGCCGACGCGGACGCGGGAGCGGAGCGACGCGCGGAAGTGCGGCTCCGGGCCGTGGCGGGTCACTGA
- the atpD gene encoding F0F1 ATP synthase subunit beta has protein sequence MTTATTTEAKATATGRVARVIGPVVDVEFPVDAMPDIYNALTVEVADPAHAGEIKVLTLEVAQHLGEGVVRAISMQPTDGLVRQAPVTDSGEGLTVPVGDVTKGRVFNTLGEILNDEVDDSEIQERWAIHRTAPPFDQLEAKTEMFETGLKVVDLLTPYVKGGKIGLFGGAGVGKTVLIQEMIMRVAKLHEGVSVFAGVGERTREGNDLIAEMAESGVLPQTALVFGQMDEPPGTRLRVALAGLTMAEYFRDVQKQDVLFFIDNIFRFTQAGSEVSTLLGRMPSAVGYQPNLADEMGLLQERITSTRGHSITSMQAIYVPADDYTDPAPATTFAHLDATTELSRPISEKGIYPAVDPLASTSRVLDPRYIAQEHYECATRVKAILQKYKDLQDIIAILGMDELSEEDKLTVSRARRIERFLSQNTHAAKQFTGLDGSDVPLDESIAAFNAIADGEYDHFPEQAFFMCGGLEDLKAKAKELGVS, from the coding sequence ATGACCACTGCTACGACCACCGAAGCGAAGGCCACGGCGACCGGCCGCGTCGCGCGGGTCATCGGCCCGGTCGTCGACGTGGAGTTCCCCGTCGACGCGATGCCCGACATCTACAACGCGCTGACCGTTGAGGTCGCCGACCCCGCCCACGCGGGCGAGATCAAGGTGCTGACCCTGGAGGTCGCGCAGCACCTCGGCGAGGGCGTGGTCCGCGCCATCTCGATGCAGCCCACCGACGGCCTGGTCCGCCAGGCCCCGGTGACCGACAGCGGCGAGGGCCTGACGGTCCCCGTCGGCGACGTCACCAAGGGCCGCGTGTTCAACACCCTGGGTGAGATCCTCAACGACGAGGTCGACGACTCGGAGATCCAGGAGCGCTGGGCGATCCACCGCACGGCGCCCCCGTTCGACCAGCTCGAAGCCAAGACCGAGATGTTCGAGACCGGTCTGAAGGTCGTCGACCTGCTCACCCCGTACGTCAAGGGCGGCAAGATCGGCCTGTTCGGCGGCGCGGGCGTCGGCAAGACCGTGCTCATCCAAGAGATGATCATGCGTGTGGCCAAGCTGCACGAGGGCGTCTCGGTGTTCGCCGGCGTCGGCGAGCGCACCCGTGAGGGCAACGACCTGATCGCGGAGATGGCCGAGTCCGGCGTGCTGCCGCAGACCGCGCTGGTCTTCGGGCAGATGGACGAGCCGCCGGGCACCCGGCTGCGCGTCGCCCTGGCCGGTCTGACGATGGCGGAGTACTTCCGCGACGTGCAGAAGCAGGACGTGCTGTTCTTCATCGACAACATCTTCCGCTTCACCCAGGCCGGCTCCGAGGTCTCCACCCTGCTGGGCCGCATGCCCTCCGCGGTGGGCTACCAGCCGAACCTGGCGGACGAGATGGGCCTGCTCCAGGAGCGGATCACCTCGACCCGAGGCCACTCGATCACCTCGATGCAGGCGATCTACGTGCCCGCGGACGACTACACCGACCCGGCCCCGGCGACCACCTTCGCCCACCTCGACGCGACGACGGAGCTGTCCCGTCCGATCTCGGAGAAGGGCATCTACCCCGCGGTGGACCCGCTGGCCTCCACCTCCCGGGTGCTCGACCCGCGCTACATCGCGCAGGAGCACTACGAGTGCGCCACGCGTGTGAAGGCGATCCTGCAGAAGTACAAGGATCTCCAGGACATCATCGCCATTCTGGGTATGGACGAGCTGTCCGAGGAGGACAAGCTCACCGTCTCCCGCGCCCGCCGGATCGAGCGCTTCCTGTCGCAGAACACCCACGCGGCGAAGCAGTTCACCGGTCTCGACGGATCCGACGTGCCGCTGGACGAGTCGATCGCCGCGTTCAACGCGATCGCCGACGGCGAGTACGACCACTTCCCCGAGCAGGCGTTCTTCATGTGCGGTGGCCTGGAGGACCTGAAGGCCAAGGCGAAGGAGCTGGGCGTCTCCTGA